A single region of the Acetivibrio cellulolyticus CD2 genome encodes:
- a CDS encoding LysR family transcriptional regulator yields the protein MDINFELYKVFYHAAKSNSFSDAAAKLHVSQSAISQSIKNLEDKTGSQLFFRKTREIKLTSEGELLFKHIEQAYNFIKTAESKLLESQNLESGEIRIGVSDTICKYYLIDPIDRFIKKHPKVKIQVINRTSHQIQDILKEGIIDFGIVTLPIHIKGITIENYKSVEDIFVASNKFIELKGRQISLKELSKYPLLMLDRNSSTRRNIDSFLQKKGLNLLPEIELESIDLLLEFARIGLGIAHVLKESADFLIDKNELFEVRLKEKLTLRKLGIITMKNVPLSRTSYEFINFLMDKD from the coding sequence ATGGATATTAACTTTGAGTTATATAAAGTATTTTATCATGCTGCCAAGAGTAACAGTTTTTCTGATGCAGCCGCTAAGCTCCACGTATCCCAATCAGCGATCAGTCAGTCTATAAAAAACCTTGAGGATAAAACGGGCTCCCAACTTTTCTTCAGAAAGACCCGGGAAATAAAATTGACTTCTGAGGGTGAACTTCTATTTAAGCACATAGAGCAAGCTTATAACTTTATCAAAACTGCTGAAAGCAAGCTACTTGAATCTCAAAATCTTGAGAGCGGTGAAATAAGAATAGGCGTAAGTGATACTATATGCAAATACTACCTTATAGATCCGATTGACAGGTTTATTAAAAAACATCCTAAAGTTAAAATTCAAGTTATAAACAGAACCTCGCATCAGATTCAGGATATCTTGAAGGAAGGTATAATTGACTTTGGAATAGTAACACTTCCTATTCATATCAAGGGAATAACTATTGAAAATTACAAGTCGGTAGAAGATATCTTTGTTGCTTCAAATAAATTTATTGAGCTAAAAGGAAGACAGATTTCATTAAAAGAGCTCTCTAAATATCCCCTTCTAATGCTTGATAGAAACAGTTCAACCCGGCGCAACATTGATTCTTTTTTACAGAAAAAAGGCTTAAATTTGCTTCCTGAAATCGAACTTGAAAGCATTGACCTTCTACTTGAATTTGCCAGAATAGGGCTTGGGATTGCCCATGTTCTCAAAGAAAGTGCAGATTTCCTTATTGATAAAAATGAGCTGTTCGAAGTACGCCTTAAGGAAAAGCTAACTTTGAGGAAACTTGGAATCATCACAATGAAAAATGTTCCTCTTTCCAGAACATCATACGAGTTTATCAATTTTCTCATGGACAAAGATTAA